From the genome of Candidatus Obscuribacterales bacterium:
CTTCAAGATCCCGAATTTGCTGCAGGTTATTTGACTGCGTGCTTTGAAGAGGATGAAGGGGCTTTTCTTCTTGCGTTGCGTGATGTTGTACAAGCGCAAGGAGGAATGACTTCCGTATCTGTTGCTACAAAGTTAAATCGCGAAAACCTTTATGACATGCTTTCTAAATCTGGCAATCCACGTTTTTCAAGCATGACTGCACTGATTAGACATTTGGGCTTTTCGATACAATTTGTACCTCGTGGTAATTAGCGGCGCACGGAAGTGCGCCGAACTGGAGAGATCGCCCGTCGTTCAACTTGGACTAGGTCTTATGACTCGACCTTCTATTATTCGCGGCAGATTCCTCCATGCGCTGCGCTTGCAGCGCGCAGCTTGGTCGGAATGACAAAGTCGGGGTACGGCGTTCGCTGTGCTTTTGATGGCGGGAGCGCATGACAACGTTGATTTGGAGCGGATTTTGACGTTCTGAATTATTTTTAAGCGCTCTCAGGCAAATATCGGCGGGAAATTATATAGTCAGTGTTGATAGATGATCCTCGAATTGAGGACAATCTATTTGTTGAGCGGCCGGTCTCCGGCAGCGATTATTGTCAAGCGAGAGGTTTCCAATGCAACTTCTAGTCACTGGTGGTTTGGGATTTATTGGCAGCAATTTGGTGCGCCACTTACTCAAGAATCATCCTGATTACAAAATCGTCAATTTAGACGCAGTCACATACGCCGGACATCCGGAAAACTTGCAAGACTTGAGCAACGAGTCGCGCTACAACTTCGTCAAAGGCAGAATCGAAGATAGAAATCTCGTTGGTGAGATTGTCTCCGGTAAGCGCTTTGGCAAGATTGATGGCATCATCAACGTCGCTGCTGAAACACACGTTGACCGCTCGATTGAAGATCCAGGCATCTTCGTTAGCAGCAACATCTTCGGCACACAAGTATTGCTCGAAGCAGCTTTGAAGTACGGCAGCAAGGAAAAGCCTATTCGCTACCTGCAAGTTTCCACCGATGAAGTTTACGGTTCGCTTGGACCAACCGGTAAATTCACTGAAGAGACATCGCTTGCAGCAAATAGTCCTTATTCGGCAAGTAAAGCCGGCGCTGACATGCTCTGCCGCGCTTACTTCCATACATTCGGATTGCCGACATTGATCACACGTTGTTCCAACAACTATGGTCCTTATCAGCACCCAGAGAAATTGATTCCGTTGTTCATCACCAATTTGATGAACGGCAAGCAAGTGCCGGTTTATGGTGACGGCAAAAACGTTCGTGACTGGTTACACGTTGAAGATCACTGCGCGGCTATCGACACCGTATTCCACAAGGGTGTACCGGGCGAAGTTTACAACGTCGGCGGCAACAATGAGTGGAAGAACATCGACATCACCAAGCTCATCATCAAAGAATTGGGCAAGGGCGAAGAGATGATCAAGTACGTCGAAGACAGACTTGGTCACGACCGTCGTTATGCAATCGACAACACTAAGATAACCACTCAGTTGGGATGGGCTCCGGCTCATACCTTCGAGAAGGGCATCAAGGAAACAATTGAGTGGTACAAGAAAAACGGCAGCTGGTTGACGGCAATTAGTGGTACCGCTGAGTTTGCCACCTGCGGCAAGTAAAGGAATAAAGGCATGGTCCGTGATAAGATTTCTGCCATGAAGATATTGGTCACTGGAGCTGGTGGCATGTTGGGGCAAGCGCTTTTGCCCTGCCTCGACTCGAGGGGACATCTCGTAAAGGGTGTCGACAAGCAAGAAATTGATGTCACCAACTTCGACCAGTGCATGGAAATCATGGACCATGCCAGACCTGACCTTGTCATTCACTCTGCTGCGTATACCAATGTCGATCAAGCCGAATCCGAGCCGGATTTGGCTTATTTGATTAATGGCTATGGTGCAGAAAATGTTGCTATCGCTTGTGAGAAGTTTGATGTGCCGATGATGTACATCAGCACGGATTATGTGTTTGACGGTGAGCAAAACCGCCCTTACACGACCTGGGATCGCACAAGACCATTGTCTATCTACGGCAAGAGCAAACTTGCCGGTGAGAAAGCAGTACAGCGTATTCTCAAGCATTTCTACATTCTGCGCACGAGCTGGTTGTATGGACCGCATGGACGCAACTTTGTGGACACCATTTTGAGACTTGCTGATGAGCACAAGCCATTGCGTGTGGTAGCTGATCAATACGGTTCACCGACATGCACATTGACTCTATCAGAGACCATTGCTGATTTGATTGAAACAGAACGCTGGGGTGTTTATCACGCAACTGATGGTGGCGTAACCAGCTGGTATGAATTTGCAAAAGCTATTGTTGCTAACCGCCCAGATGTTCGGGTAGAAGCAATCGAAACAAAGGACATGCCTCGTCCTGCTACTCGTCCGAAGTACTCGGTGCTCGATAAGACGACACTGGTACACACAATTGGCAGGGAGTTGGTTCCCTGGCAAGAAGCGCTTGCGGGCTATCTGCAATTGCGCGGGCAAAAAACAGAGGCATTAAGGTAGAAGTTAAAGGAGTCGTATGAGTTCCGTCATGATTAAGCGTTTGTCCCAAGAAGAGATTGGTTCTGAATATTCCAAGGAACTTTCCATTCAGGACTACAGTAAGAAGACCACCATTGAAGGTGTTCAACTAATTAATCTGAACATGTTCTACGACGACGGCGGAATGCTCGCTGAAATCGCGCGCTTCAACGATAACGGTTTTTGCAAGGTGCTGCCGGAATTCCAAATCAAGCAGGCGACCTTCTCGCAGATAATGCCTGG
Proteins encoded in this window:
- the rfbB gene encoding dTDP-glucose 4,6-dehydratase, with the protein product MQLLVTGGLGFIGSNLVRHLLKNHPDYKIVNLDAVTYAGHPENLQDLSNESRYNFVKGRIEDRNLVGEIVSGKRFGKIDGIINVAAETHVDRSIEDPGIFVSSNIFGTQVLLEAALKYGSKEKPIRYLQVSTDEVYGSLGPTGKFTEETSLAANSPYSASKAGADMLCRAYFHTFGLPTLITRCSNNYGPYQHPEKLIPLFITNLMNGKQVPVYGDGKNVRDWLHVEDHCAAIDTVFHKGVPGEVYNVGGNNEWKNIDITKLIIKELGKGEEMIKYVEDRLGHDRRYAIDNTKITTQLGWAPAHTFEKGIKETIEWYKKNGSWLTAISGTAEFATCGK
- the rfbD gene encoding dTDP-4-dehydrorhamnose reductase, whose product is MVRDKISAMKILVTGAGGMLGQALLPCLDSRGHLVKGVDKQEIDVTNFDQCMEIMDHARPDLVIHSAAYTNVDQAESEPDLAYLINGYGAENVAIACEKFDVPMMYISTDYVFDGEQNRPYTTWDRTRPLSIYGKSKLAGEKAVQRILKHFYILRTSWLYGPHGRNFVDTILRLADEHKPLRVVADQYGSPTCTLTLSETIADLIETERWGVYHATDGGVTSWYEFAKAIVANRPDVRVEAIETKDMPRPATRPKYSVLDKTTLVHTIGRELVPWQEALAGYLQLRGQKTEALR